In the genome of Juglans microcarpa x Juglans regia isolate MS1-56 chromosome 6S, Jm3101_v1.0, whole genome shotgun sequence, the window TCGGATTATCCAATTAGgagtgagggagagagttgAAATAAAACCTCCAATGGGTCCATCGTTGCAGTGGTTTTAAAAAACCTATCCAAGAACGATCCCTCGACTgagaacaaagagaaaaaagaagcaaacaggaaaatggagaaaatgataagaacttttaaaagtaaaaataaaaagaaagcatCAAATGACACAAATGCATTTAGCACGCATTTCTTTGTTTTACATAAGCATATATTCATGAAAGAAGTGAGCATAAGCACAAAGGACTGCCAAGTTTCACAACTCCAGATTAGGAGtctaaggccccatttggatatgcagataagatgagatgttttgaataataatgagatatttgagttaagatgagatgagatgttttgaatagtaatgagatatttgagttaagatgaaatgagataagtttgtaaaaaagtatgtgtttagataatgagatgagatgagatagtttcaagtttttgggatttgataaaGGGGTGGGCCCTACCAataattgaaaatgatttaatatgaatatattaaaaaaaaagtaatatttattattaattaaaaatattaataaacatatttaaatcttgtaaaatatatatttttagtggGTCCCGTCCCACCAATTCTTGTTGTTGGCCGAGAAATTCAAAATGGGATGGGAAAGTAGAGGAGGACTGTTTACTGTTCACTCTCAGACTCTTTACTGTTCACTATGTCAATAGGATCGGCAAATTTTATGATTGGAAGATTCTATCTATATCTTTATTATCTTTCTTACCTTATTTACATCAGCTGTACAGATTAGTTTCCTTTCTTAGCTTTGCCATGTATAGCTGTAATTGGATAGTTGTGTATGGCTAGAGTTTCCATGTATAGCTAGTTTTCCATATATAGAGTTTCCAGGTATAGCTACCAGacttttctatttaatgaaattctcACAATGGTGAGAGGCATTCGGTTAATCTGATATGGTATCAGATCTTGTGTTCTGAACCTAGAGTATACACGCTTCCTCCGTTTTTTGGTTTCTCGGATTTAGCCCTAGGGGCTCTCGGACTCTAGcccagattttcttttttttgttcttgtttttctgGTGGTTGCAGCAGCACATCTGTGGTGCTATCTTggaattttatttgagattggGCTCTTGGAGATCTTTGATTCTCGATATTCTTATAGACTATTTGGAGGTTTGTTATCAGCTTTTAGGCTCTTTTACAGTGTTTTTTTTCTGGACTATTTCTGTCTTCACAATGTCTGGAGAAAACTCTATTATTTGTTTCAATGGCAAGAACTATCCTAGTTGGGAGTTTCAGTTTAAGATGTTTGTGAAAGGAAAGGAGTTGTGGGGACATATTGATGGGACGTCTTCAGCCTCTAAAGACCCAAGGAACTCGGCACATGGGAGGCAAAGGATGCACGCATTGTCTCTTGGCTGCTGGGTTCCATTGAACCACATATGGTGAACAACTTGAGGTATTTTTCTACAGCTAAAGAGATGTGGGAGTACCTAGCGCGGATATATAATCAAGGCAACAATGCATGCCGTTTTCAGTTGGAATTGGAGATAGCAAATTTCAGTCAAGGTAACCTTTCTATTGAGCAGTATTATTCTGATTTCTTGAACTTGTGGAGCGAATATTCGAGTATTATACATGCTAAGGTACCCAAGGAGGCACTGTCCGCACTTCAGACAGTTCATGAGGAGAGTAGACGTAATCAATTTCTGATGAAATTGAGGCCAGAATATGAGGCTGCACGGGCTGGGTTATTAAACCAAAATCCAGTTCCTACATTGGATGTTTGTCTTGGAGAGTTGCTGCGGGAAGAACAGAGATTGGCTACTCAGGCAGGAATGGGACAAGAGAGGCTGTATTCAGAGATGGTGAATTTCGACTATGCAGCCcagggaagaggaagaggaagagttCAAATTCTGTGCTACAGTTGCAAAGAATTTGGCCATATTGCTACAAACTGCACAAAGCCATATTGTAATTATTGCAAGAAACCGGGGCACATCATTAAAGAGTGTTCAACCCGTCCTCAAAATCGGCACGCACAAGACTTTCAAGCTGCCGTCCAATCTTCACCTATTGTAGCTCCGATAGTCACTGCAGCAAGTACTAGTCAGGCTGTCCTCACTCCTCAGATGGTTCAACAGATGATCATCTCAGCCTTTTCTGCATTTGACCTTCAAGGTAATGGTAAGACATTCTCATCTCCTCGGTTTGTTGATTCAAGAGCTTCTAATCACATGACTGGTCAATCTGAATCATTGCTTAATGTTCAGAGTTATAATGGTCCTCAATACATCCAGATTGCAAATGGGAGTCACCTAACTATTAATGCAGTTGATGATATTGGACCTTCCTTCCAGAATGTGTTAGTCTCTTGTGTTATCTGCTAATTTGATTTCAGTTGGACAGCTAGTGGATAATAACTGTAAAGTTTCCTTTTCTCGTGGTGGTTGTCTTGTGCAGGATCAGGTACCGGGGGAGGTGATCGCGAAGGGACCTAAAGTGGGGCAATTGTTTCCTCTGCAGTTTCTATTCCTAGCGCTTTATCTTTGGCTTGTAGTACTGTAAGCAATCAGAGTGACGTTTGGCACAAGCGATTAGGCCATCCCAATTCTCTGATTTTACATCATTTGTTTAAGCATGGTTTTCTGAGCAATAAAAATCAGATTTCTACTCATGGCTTGTCTGATTGTACTTCTTCCAAACTTGGATAAAGTAAAATTCTTCCTTTCCCTATGCATGGTAGTCACGCTACCATATATTTCAATGTTATCCGTAGTGACGTTTGGGGTATTACACCAATTGTTTCGCATGcccattataaatattttcttacgtACATTTATGATTATAGCCGTTTTACTTGAGTGTATTTCCTCCGTTCTAAAGGGGAGGTGCTTCAGGTTTTTCAGACCTTTGTTGCCTACCTTGAGAACCAGTTTTCTACATGTCTTAAGGTTTTGAGGTCAAATAACGGTGGTGAGTATATGTCTCATGCTTTCCAAGCATTTTTGCAGCAGAAAGGCATTATTTCTCAGCATTCTTGCCCTTATACACCTCAACAGAACAGTATGGCTGAACGCAAGAATCGCCATCTGTTAGATGTTGTTTGGACTTTGCTTTTAGAGTCCTCTGTTCCTCCCAAGTTTTGGGTGGAAGGCTGAAGCTTTGTCCACTGTTGTATATCTGATTAACCGTCTGCCATCTCATATTTTGGACTTTGAGTCGCCATATTATTGACTTTTAGGTTCACATCCTAGTTATCAAGCCCTGCATACATTTGGATGTGTGTGCTTTGTTCATCTACCTTCTCATGAACGTCACAAACTTGCTGTTCAATCTGTTCAATGTGCTTTCTTGGGATACAGTGTGCCTCAAAAAGGTTTTGTGTGCTTTGATGCTGCAGCTAATCGCATTCATATTTCTAGGAATGTGATCTTCTTTgagaattaatatttctttcaaaatcaTGTTGTTTCTAGTTCTAATCTGGCTATACTTTCTAACTTTGATGATGTATCTCAACCTGTTGAGCGCTTTAAATCAGGTGTAGTTTATCAGAGATGGCAACCTCCACTATCACTGCCCCTTCTCAACTCTAATCTGGCATCTGTTCCTGAAGCTTCTGCTCCTCGGCGATCCTCCCGACCTTCTCATCCATCGGAAAGGTATGGTTTTTCCCACACGTCGCTTAATGCGACTTTAGCTCAGATCAGTGTGCCCAATTCTTACTTTCAGGCAGCTACGCAAGCCTGTTAGGTAAAGGCTAGGAATGAAGAGCTACAAGCTTTGCAGGAGAACCATAATTGAGATATTGTTTCTTGTCCATCTGGTGTTAAGCCCATTGGGTGTAAATGGGTATATACCATCAAGCTAAAGTCCGATGGTTCTCTAGACAGGTATAAAGCACGGTTGGTGGTGCTTGGTAACCAACAGGAGTATGGGGTGGATTATGAGGAGACATTTGCTCTTATGGCTAAAATGACTACCGTACGAACCATCTTAGCCATAGGTGCCTCAAAGGGTTGGCCTCTGCTACATATGGATGTCAAGAACGCTTTTTTTGCATGGTGATCTCAAGGAAGAAATCTATGTGACTCCACCACAGGGCTTGTTTGTTACTCCTTCAGATGTGTGCCGGTTAAAAAGGTCTCTCTATGGGTTGAAACAAGCTTCTCGAGCTTGGTTTGATAAGTTCCGGTCTACTTTACTTGATTTTTCCTTTGTCTAGAGCCAGTATGATTCTTCCTTGATTCTGCGCAAGACGGCTAGTGGTATTGTGTTGCTTctggtttatgtggatgatatcgTTATTATAGGGACTAATTTTGTATTGATTCCGTAGCTTCAACAACAGCTCAAAGCCTCTTTTCAtatgaaggacttaggccctCTGCAGTATTTCTTAGGTCTAGAAGTGAAATCTACTCCTGCCAGTACTTTCTTACATCAGCACAAGTATGCTCAGGAGTTGATTACATTGGCAGGTCTTTAGGAAGGGAATTCTGTGCAAACTCCCATGGAGGTGAATGTGAAGCATTATAAGGATGAGAGCGAGCTTTAACCCGATCCGTCTCTCTATCGACAATTGGTCAGCAACCTGAACTATTTGACCATCACTAGGCCTGACGTTTCTTTTGCAGTTCAGCAGGTTAGTCAGTTTATGTAGACTCCCCATCTTCCACACTTGGCTGCCGTTTGTTGCATTGTCCGGTACCTAAGGGTACTTTTGATCGTGGTCTTTACTTCCCTACTTCATCACCAATTCAGTTGGTGGCTTATAGTGATGTTGATTGGACGGGTTGTGTGAATAATCGCCGTTCAGTCACTGGTTGGTGCATGTATCTTGGCAATGCACTTATATCGTGGAAAAGTAAGAAACATACTTGGGTCTCCAAGTCCTCCACCGAGTCTGAGTATCGTGCCATGTCTTTTGCTTGCTTTGAGATTGTTTGACTTCGTGGGTTGTTGGGAGAGCTTGGTTTCACTCAGAATGAGCCTACTCCTCTTTATGCCACACTAGTGCTATTCAAATTGCTGTCAATCCGGTTTTCCATGAACGCACCAAGCACATAGGTCGATTGTCACTACATTCATGAGGCATATAACAAGAAAATACTTACTCTTCCTCATATATCTACGGCTCTTCAGACTGCTGATGGTTTCACCAAAGCTTTGCCCCGACCACGACATCAGTTTCTAGTTGGcaaattgatgcttcttgaTCAGCCCGCATCAATTTGAGAGGGGATGTCAATAGGATCGGCAGATTTTATGATTGGAAGGTTCTATCTATATCTTTATTATCTTTCTTACCTTATTTACATCAGCTGTACAGATTAGTTTCCTTTCTTAGCTTTGCCGTGTATAGCTGTACAGATTAGCAGTGTTTTTTACTGTTCACTGCAATTGttgaaaaacttttgagatGAGATACAAACTTGAGATGGCCGTTTAGATGCCCAGACGAAATGAGCAGTACAACTCAGATGAGATAATTGTATCTCATCTAGGCACCCAAACCGGACCTAAGCCTTTCTGAAGCCTAGAATGCAAGTCACCTAGTCGAAATCCACTCACCACTTTTTTTCATgttcttctttcaatttttttctattattttggaTAATATGAAGGTGGCTAGCTCTTTCCTGATGCGGTTTGTTTTCTCTGTTTATTTCATCTCTTGTACTGTTTCAAGGGAGTTGCTCAAACCGTATGACCATAACATTACATGCCCAGGTTTCACCCTGGAGAAACCTTTTTtccccaaaatattttacagttaTTTCTAGAAAAAGTAGCACCAAGGAAGGGGAACAAAATGATGGGAAAGACAGAGCAAAGAAAAGGGAAGCAAGGAACGATGgtcttttcttgaatttttgcaCCATTATGCATAATTCATGGCCCTTTCTTATGTGTGTGATGAATAATTTCAGACAAACGTTTAAAAAACAAggatatgtatatatgtataccCTGCACATATATGACCAAGATTCacacttaaaataaattttgttgatcagtaaaaaaaaatttattgatcataagaataggcaagagaCCAAGCACCACACTTGAAATTAAACTGAGATAAACTTACGAAGCTTAATCTCTGAAGTGATGTTGCCAACAGCATGAAGAAGTCCAATTGTTCCACAAGCGTTACCCACAGTTTGTTTCATAAAATAGACTTTACTGCTCGTTTCCTGCAGCAAGATTCAGAGTCCAAATTCAGGGTACaactgaaaatgaaattacaaaAGCATAGTATGCCAATAATTACAAGCATGAATACAGCAATACAATCTTCTGAATGGCCAATGCCATTAGATGATTAATGACATTCTTTATTCAGTTCTGTTTGTTCTACAGTACATTAAAAACAAAGGTATCAAGTACAAATTTCGGTTCGGTAATAAATATAAACCAAGGGTGGCGGCTCAATGATCATTAGGTTACTCCCAAGTGGTTTGGCATATACTAGGTCCTGGGTTCAAATGCAAATATGAATTCACCTTAGACTATCGGTATTAGCCGCCTAAGATTCATTAAATCTCCTAGTGGGGTTGAGTTTAAGCTATGGCTCAAACCCGACTTGAGGGAGCACCTGCGGCTTCCCGCTGTCTAGGCCCCTCCTATCTAGTTCCTAGCGGGTAAGGTGCTACTATGGTCACAGGTAGGGTAGTCACCTTCGGTTGCTCCCTCCTACACTTTttgctataaaaaataaaagaataaacaagAGCCTTAAAATGCCAATTATTTACAAGCCACAACTGTAATTGGGGGAACTTATAcctaataaagaaagaaattttatgagccgaagaaaatcattttcaacAATGAAAGTATTCACATATAGCATACGATCATAAAGTCATTGCACTCACCTTATTTTCATTTGCCTGCAGAAGTCTCTCTTCTTCACTCTGAGGAGAATTGAAACTCTCATCAAATAAGCTACAGCCTCATGGAAATTAAGTTCAAAGAGCTACCATCTAGGAAAGCTAGAAAGAAGCAAATTATATAGAAATTGTACCTTTGATGTTAAGGGATAAAGAAACAGCACAGCAAGTACAGGCTTTGGAACCATTTCCAAGAGTTCTAGATCCAATCCATAAACATCAAAGCACTCTGCCTCATCCTCCAAAAGGCCAAGACCCCAAAGGAACTGcaaaatgagaaaacaaaagatTATAACCTAACAAGCCTTTCACATACAGTCAAATAAAACTTTCATTGATTGAGAAAATGCAGTGCGCGAGGACACATTCTAAGGAAAATGGCAAAATAAGACCTGTCGCCTATACAGATATCAGAAAACTAACTGTGCAATGGCAATTGTTGGAGCAATTGGAaacatgggggggggggggggggggggggggggtcattTATATTGAAGAGGCATCATGTTGTCATTAATTCTGAAAAGAAGTCTTACgttggatttctttttctttataactcaaatgctaattaattttttatcaaacacctttCTAAAATAAACCAAAGTTCAATGATCAAGGATTACAGAGAAGGAGAAAAAACGAATGAAAATTTAGAGTCTACCAAACTCAAACCCCAGTTTTCTGCAAATTGTAATCCAATATATGCTTATtgaaagaaaattggaaaaaggCATGGTCTATGCAGCTATATTTTCCATAAGAAAAAGCAAAACTAACTTCCAATCTTGTAACTGTCTCAGCATCAGTTGACCCGAACTTCTTCTTTcgctatttatttttacttattttcttttagtttcCCTCTGTTTCAGCTTAATTATTATCTCTTCCAACTCTTCAATTTCCCACAAAGAAATTTCAACAAATTTCTTTACAATTTCCCTTAAAGCTTAAATCGATAAACCAGAAGAAATATTCACTTTTCCACAccaaattttcagaaaaaaactGAGAGTTCCTTTCGCATCCAGGAacatctaagaaaataaaaaaactcaatctcCTGCACTGGGTTCATTACGTCACTCATTTCttaaattaaccaaaaaaaagctgatttaaattaaagcaAATCATTATCTTGCATACGCTGAAATGTCTTTCTTCTtcgctcctccctccctccctcccctcgTCCTCTAAACGAGGACGAACTTATCTGGTTcaatatactatagtcttatAAACTCCCGACTGTTTTCATTGCATCCGAACAGAGCTCCGAAAGGAAGATTACAATAATAACAGAAATACCTGGTTCATAACGTCGGGGTTAGCTTCAAGAGGAAGCCACTTCTTAGCAGAAGGACTATCGTCTAAAGCAGCCATTTTTTGGTGTCTTTGCTTTTTTCCTTCTAGAAAAAATTCTCTACTGCTCTTAAAGAAGGTTTCGTATTTTTGAGAAACGGCTCCcttcttctctttatatatatactaagaAAAGACAACGTGCCCTGCACGTGTCTCCagtttaattttacataatttttttattttgtaaacaaagaaattactttaaaaagtagaaataatgaattatagaaaaaaaaaattcaactcatcaTCTCTTATACTATAGAATAacatgtgatttctcatttttttttattcaatttacacatatatatatattgatgttaaAATATGTGTGttaacacattaaaaaaaaaaatcacatattggtgtgtggtgtagagatgatgaatagaaagaaaaaaaataatttttaatctaatatatttattttaaatctagctgatgatttttaaattgagtcaagtattctaaaatcttttaaatattttactaaaatcattttaaatgaaGTATTTGTAGTGTTATTGAACAAAGACTAATTTTCAAGTaaacctttttatattttggagttctgaaaataatatagttttaaaaaattaatttatttgaatgattttattattttaagaatattatttaatattcaataatttattttatgttaagaacTCTCATTATTTAGATGACTCTATTATCCTaagaagtatttattaaaacttatcattttattttataataaaaaatttaattttagatcaagaataaaaaattttgattttaaaatttagtatagtttttttccttatctatttctttctctcttatttttctatatattattttcacctcttttcttttcctcccaaCCCACCTGCGCCAAGTTCTCTCTTTTTCACATGTGAAGAACAAAGTCCAAAATACCCCCTCTTTTCCTTTACCCTCAATCCACCtcttaggggtgctacccaccccCTACGGGGCGCTACCCACCCCCTACGGGGCGGAGTAGCCCCCACCCCACCTCCTGCCCCGCATGCGAGGGGGTCAATTTGGTAATCCGCTCTCCGCCCCTGAGTGTGGGTGGAGGGGGTCCTCAGTCCGcttcgcccccccccccccccccccccccccgggcacCCTACTGGGCCAGAGGCCCAGAAGCTGTTTCTGGGCCATTTTGGGcctataaaaatagaaatttttcaaaaaaaaaaaaagttacataaatcattaatgaaaataatatatacatacacaattttatatatttaagactaatgaagtactactatagactacaagtctactacctaataaactaatgaataataataataataactaagctattacaaaaataaaatggaaagtctaaacaattacaaaattacaaagaaaaaagtgtCCAAGGGACATCGTATtaacattacaaaattacaaatcaaatacataatacatacatctgattcaaaattcaatattctaagaaattaataatctaaaaaaaagagGCGAGTTGTTTGGGTCTTTGACTGTGACATTTGGGGCGGTCGGATGGGTAGTCTTTGACTCTTTTGAAGCTtgagcacatattcatattgTAGTGGAGGTAGATATCGTCTGAGTCATCTCATGTGCTGCTACAACaatcaatactaaaattaatactgatgaaattgaaatgaatataaataaatcaaaataataaaataaaaacaataattaccAGATGGTCTAGATCTagactgatcaccaccctcttcgtcagtctctttaaaatctaaaacatccggaacataaatattatttcccaTCGTCCAACTCTGTGTGTATATCAATGCCTCCACAGTTGTAGGAGACAATGAATTACGGAAATGATCTAATATGCACCCTCTAGTACTAAAGGCAGACTCCGAGGCAACggtgctaatagggatggcCAATATACAACGAGCAATCTCAGAAAGGATGAGATATTTCTTTGATGCTGCCTTCCACCATCCTAATATGTCAAAATCATTATCATCTTGAATAAGATCCGTTGACAAATAATTGTCTAACTCTAAAACCACCTCCGTAGATTGATGGACTAGTGTGAGATTATGTGCGAGGGTCTTAGTCCATGCCAATCTACGTTTTTTTTGTTGCCTCGGTATCTGGAGGAGGTGTTAGGATATGTGGTGTAGTAGATGCAGCACTACCCTTAATTACATTAAACTCATCATAAAATCTATAAAGGGTATCTCGGGCCATCTCACCAATAAGATCAGTCCATGCCTGATCATACGCAAGTCCCAAACCATATAACATGCCTGAAATTTTTAGACGGGGATCAAAAATAGTagccacatataacaaaatatttaatccagtcaaatctccccaatacttgtcaaaTTTGACCCTCATCCCCCTCATCTTTAGATTGGATCCCCTATACATGTCgtctaattcttctttcactctacatatttgttgacaaaattcATAGGATGTAGGGTGCAAAGAAACAGATAACTTCAACGTGACATCATAAAAAAGcccaagaaaatcaacaaatgtAGCAACTACCTCCCAATCATTATCATTAGGCAATCCTAAACCTCCATGCTCATCAaagtatttgacatattgaatgtcttcatcactCAATAATTGAAaggtttttttatattcttgggccgcttccaacatcaagaaggttgagttccatctgGTAGAAATATCGGTACAAAGACCATTCTTTGATGTTATACCCACATTCTTCGAAGCAATCTTGAATTTATCTAATCTAGAAGGAGAAgacctcacaaatttcacagccAGTCTAACTCGTGCAATCGAGTTATCAACATCTTTTAACCCCTTAGTCATAATTAGACTCAAGATATGTGCAGAACATCTAACATGCAAATATTCACCACCCAAgaatgtcttatttgcctctctaagataagtTTTCAGATATCCCAAGGCGACATCATTAGACAAGGCATTGTTAACCGAAACTGTCAAAACCTgtgtcaacccccactcctttattgaggCCTCTAAGGCCTTCCCAACTGTTTCACccttgtgatcagttatttgacaaaacttaataatctttttatgaaaaatccaaTCAGAATCAATGAAATggacagtcaaagacatataattaaaattttggatagaAGTCCAAA includes:
- the LOC121236947 gene encoding ubiquitin carboxyl-terminal hydrolase 3-like — translated: MAALDDSPSAKKWLPLEANPDVMNQFLWGLGLLEDEAECFDVYGLDLELLEMVPKPVLAVLFLYPLTSKSEEERLLQANENKETSSKVYFMKQTVGNACGTIGLLHAVGNITSEIKLLEGSFLDRFFKTTATMDPLERASFLENDREMEVAHSVAATAGETEASDNVDTHFICFTCVNGELYELDGRMSGPISHGPSSPSTLLQDAAKVIQDMIHKNPDSLNFNVIAVSKKAGGAS